A segment of the Hemicordylus capensis ecotype Gifberg chromosome 6, rHemCap1.1.pri, whole genome shotgun sequence genome:
AAGAGCATCAAGGTGCTTCGCAGTAAGAGATGCCAACCCTTCAGGACTGGCCTGAAGTCACCAGGAATCTGCATCAATTTCCAGGTGTCTGCTGGAAGCAATCctggatttaaaaagaaaaaaggtttgaTATTGGGGAAAATAAACCTCCAGGAATATCAGTCAGAGCTGCCAACCCTATCTATATAAATAATTCtcaagacatacccgtggctaatcccatgtgtggcagctcttgcgagagtccggagagctgctggatagccacgggtacaggcgggagggaagaaaatggtggcagtggccgGCCGGCTGGAaagtgagggaggggggagaagtgagcaagcctgcccaccagccagaaagcagtgggggggagaagtcggccgggggggggggagaagttggccggccagaaagccgcAGAGccggggtggagagagaaaaaggtggtggcatgctctgcacccagcccagctagttcacAGTACAggctgtgccgtcgagtcagtgtggattcctggagcccacagagctctgtggttgtctttggtagaatacaggaggggtttactattgccatctcctgcgcagtatgagatgatgcctttcagcatcttcctatatccctgccgcctgatataggagtttcccatagtctgggaaacacaccagcggggattcaaaccaatagcctcctgctctctaggcaggttacttctaTACCATGTGAGAATTTTCCAAATCCCAGCAATCCACATTGTGCATCTTCCTTCCAAACCTGAAATGGTTTTTCATGTGTAGAAAAACCACTGGGGGCTGCCTCTGCCATTTGGCTCAATGAGACAACTTGCTTAAGTGGAagattaggaagctgccatatactgagtcagaccatagatccatctagctcagtattggctacacagtctggcagtggcttcttcaagactgcaggcaggaatctctctcagccctatcttggagatgccagggagggaacttgggaccttctgcatgcaagcaattATGGGTGCTACTGAAAGCAAGCAAATTATCCGCTATTTAGTTTTCTTGGGGAAGGAAAGTGCTATTTAGATGTTTTACCTCAGACACCAAAATGTCCTGAAAACCCACACCCACCATTTTCTAGTGCTGGGAATACCACAAAATCTTCCCATAATACATCCCAGTGTGGAGTGTCTCTGTGGTCAAAGTGGTGATGAGCAATTTAATAAACTGCATCTTTAACAGCACATATTTTTCACAGAAACAGAAGAATGCACATCTGCCAAATAATCTAAATGTAACAACCAATTCCTAAAGACTATCATTACAAATAAAACTAGGTGCTTCCCATGTTGTGTCCATCATATTCCTAAGTTGCCATGGGTATTATTAGTGGAAGATGAAttgcaaatattaaaaatattaaaaaataaacatcatATTGGACACAAAGGCTGTTTTCACACCTAACATTAAGCATACTTTTAAGCCTCTCTTGTATAGTTTCTAAGCACATATGAATGTTGATGTGAGAGAATCACTTGGACATGCTAGTCAACAATGTAGGGTTTTCATTAGCAACACAGATGCAGAAGAGCAAAAATGCACATTGAATGCAATGTGTGAAAATACTAATAATGGCACTCTGTGTATCACACACAAGTGCAGCCTGGTGTGGCACAAGCTTACAAAAACCACTTCTGCAAACCATTTTTACTCGTCATTTAGCAGTTCCTCACACATTGCAAGGTCAGTccctattcatttcagtggaagaaGCAGATCTGCATGTTTGTGCACATGCAGATCTGCTCCCTCCATAGAAATGAATGGAGCAACCCTCCATAGAAGTGAATGGAGTATGTGCTCCAAGTGAGCATGGGAGCACATATGAGGCTCTGTATTTGGGGAGTTAGAGGCTACAGTGCTGCTCCACTGCAGTTACTAGGAGTTTTGCCATTAACTGCTGAAGAAACAAGATTGCACGCCTGCATCCTAAGTATGCTTCTATGAATTTTCCAGAGTCCAATGGGACtcactccctagtaagtgtgtttaggattgcagccctaagTTTTAAGGTGCCACTAAATTCTGGTGGCAATAACCTCTTGAAATATAATACTTAGTATAATACAACAAAGACATATTCATGCATTCTGCAAACACAAGTGTTTTCTTTTTATgttaccacacacacaaacacacacacacacacacacacacacacacacacacacacgtgttctgtgtgcaaacatgtttgtagGGCATTAATACCACTATACCATGCCCACAGGTAAACATGCCTTGAAAAAGAAATATATGTATGCATACTTTTATGTAGACACTTTTAAGAACTATGACACAGAAAATGTATGGAAGTGTTTTTTATGTGTTATATGCAAGGAGCATATACAACAGACAAGGGACCCAATCCACTAGGAAGTTCTCTACGCAGTCCTCACTGAAATGAACTATTGTGCTCTAACctaactcccattaatttcaaagatGGTTTGCACAAGAGAACTTCCTGGTGGATTGGGCCCATGGTAGACGTGGTGGGTAGAGATGAATGGGTGAAGGAGATGAACCAGAAAAGAGAAACTATTATTTTCACAGAAAAAATGTAAGGACAAttctttatatattatatataatgaaTTGTGTTTCTTGCATTCGCCTCTCTGTACATGATTGAGTGATTGCATTTGCCGCCTTtctgttaaatattttaaatagctaAAGTATTGGAGGGATGGTAATTCagaaagaagaagggaaaggaagagaaagaaaaacattggTGTAGGCCCTGATCCAGGGAATCAGGAGAGCTGCAGAAGGCTGCATACAAACTGCAGTGCCTGCAAATAAACTGTACAATTTTGGGGTGTGCATGGGAATCCCTCCTGGTGAGAGGCATGCATTATTTCCATTGCTGGGTATAGTCtccccacacaccacacacacgctTGACAGCCTTCCGCACATCCGGTCCAGCAATACGATGTGGAAACCGGTTTCCACACAGAGATTGTATTCCCTGGGCTGGACTGCAAGAATGAGATTTGAAGCATTATCCATTCTACCAAATTCTGTGTCTCTTGGACTTCATTTTAAAGATGgttgctttcctccctccctcctttctacGGCTCTTGTTTGCAAAGCTCACAGTGAAGTTAAAGTTAGAAaatgaagtggggaggggaagggtacATGTCAATATTTGGCCTCAATCAAAATCCACATTCCTTTGAAAATAATAGCCAGTGTGCAGTCAAACCAGTGCCACATACTGCTTTGCAAACATCAGGACCCCTCCTTTCTTTTAAACCAAGTTGGCCCATATTTTTAACACAAAACTAAGAGGACAGCAGGACAGGATTGAGGGGTgtgtagcttttaaaaaagaaaataaagacagcagcaaaatttctctctctctctctctctctgtgccttgCCCTTTTTCCGAGTCACCAGGTCAACCAAAGAGGCCATGCTATGCGGTGGCCTCTTTAAAATCcctttaaaataacaaaaacaacttCTACATGACAAATTTTCAAGACCAAGTATCCATAGGGAAGTCACATCATTAATTTTTCCCTTcactcaaaaaatcacccaagtTGTACAATGCTTCCATGAATAATCTGATATATatccatttcttttttaaaaatttgaggCATGATCCAGCAGTACATTCTCCTCCAGacgtcccattgaaatgaatggaatctGCATAAGAACATTGTAGTGCCCCAAATGGGTAAAAACTCATGCATTCCcgttttaatttatatttaaaaagtcTTACTATTTGGGGTATAGGTGGGTGGGAATTCTCACTGAGAATAGATTTTGGCAACAAAGCTTCTCCCTTTCAACAAAAATTGAATTTGGCAAGGGGAAAATAAACAGCatggtttactcagaagtaagttccactgagttcagtaaggcttactcccaagcaagTGAGCATAAGACTGCAGCCTACAGAAGGCAGAATATTTGGGTTAGAGAATAACTGCAATATCTAAACATATTTGATCAGAAGGGACTGTAATGTGGGATTCTTTCCCTATAGCTGTTTAAGACTGCAGACTCAACATTTATTTTTGAAAACATATATCTGTCTATATATTACAAATTCAATTAATATTGTTTAATATTAACATATACTACCAAATCAACCTCTGAAATTCATAATGCCAGAAATTTTTCCGTAGTGAAATCTGTGATTTCAATCAGttcttcatttcttttttttcctAGATAAGATTTTGTTCTCTTTCTCAGATAAGGAACTGCTGTTaataaaaaaaaagaaggaaggaagatgaggACAAAGACTAGTCTCTCATTCCTAAATATGACTGTGTTCCAGAGCACGCCCACTTGGGAGTAAAGTCAGTCGatatggggcttacttccagatAAACGGGGTTTAAGCTTCGGGATTGAAGTCTGAACAATTCTAGAAGAATTTGCCTTCCCATTAATTAAATATGCTTTGcactttcattcatatatatatatatatatatatatatatatggttgaATTGCAAATatgtatttccccctccccctgaggcTGAAGATTTAGTTTGGGTTAAATTTCAGGAAGGCAAGGAAGTCTCTGAACACAAAGAAGAATATCACAATAAGAAAAAATAAAGGAAATAGCATTTGTTtgtatggggggagggggcactgttTCCTCTTGCAGGAGAAAAATACTCCTTTTCTGCATTCCACTTTAGAGATCATATTGTCCATCTGCATTTCATTGCAAATTTCCCCAGGGATCAAATTTCTTTTTCCagtaaatttttaaataaacagaaTGTTACCTTAGGCTACTTAAGTCAGGGTTCTATTAGCCAACAAactccctttaaaacaaaaatgcagcCGTTCCAAATAACTTTTTTGTGTGGAGGTGGTCGTGGTGGTGCAAGAAAGATCAGAAATGTTTCAAAGGGGCACACCTTCTCCCTTTCTTGCCCCTTCGGTGGAGAAGTAGATTATCATGGCTACTGCTTTAAAATAGCTCTTGGCATTCTTATATTTTTCTTTATTCAGGCAAAGGCATTTGATTCTGCCCATTTATTTATTCCTTTTTGCATTGCCAAGTTCTGCTGCTGGGGAGAAAATAAGTCACTTTTGTCTTGCTTTAGTTTTAATCAGGAAGCGGATGGAGGCGAGTGGGGGGAGTGATGCTTTGATGAGTTTAATGTGCAGTGGTTGAAAGGCCATCCCATTTCTCTTCCAAATTAAGGaagaaaggtgggggagggggagggagtatACTTTTAACTTGgcgaatgggggagggggagaagagaggggTCTTTCAGttaggagggggagggggaggcttgcCCGAAACTTTCTCATTGCCTACAACACACCCACAACTCTTCCAAATTTCTCTGCATGGAACAAACCATTGCACGTTGAAAGGAGAGAGAAGGGCAGGTCTGTCCCAAAtaggcttttctctctctctctttttaaagttcAGTCTGGTTTGCTCTCCAAAGTAAAACGCTGTGCATAGAAACCACAGTATTGCTTccctttccaaaaagaaaacTACACCGAATGTAATTCTCCAGCCTCTTTAACGCTTCCTCACAACCAGTATTTGAAAACACTTTCCCCCACTTTGCTGCGATTTTGACTCCTTCCACGTTTGAGGCCTGCTTTCAAGTGAGATTCAAATTTcaacatttcagattcagaagTTGTGGGGTCCTTTAAGAAAAGAACGAATGAGAGGGGCTCTTTAAAAAACagcctttgttcttttaaaaggaaagccaaaattctatttgaattgaaGGAGACCTGGAGATTTGTCTTAAATTGTGGTGATCGATCGCGTGTGGAAATCAGGGCCTCTTCCTACCTTTTAAACACGTTTACTCTAAAATTAAGTCTCATCGATTTCAGTGGAACTTTATTTCTAGGTAAGACTGCAAGATCACAACCTGCGAACTTACTAGGAATTAAAGGACACTGAAACCACGAGGTTACTTCCGAGTAAATATGTCAGGTCTGCGGGGCAAGAGGTTCCCCCCTCCGTCCCTTCCAGACTGCATATTTCATtagtcttccccacccccataccCCCGCCAAATAACCTGTTGCACGTAAATCAGCTTAAATCCTCCATTTAGAGGTAATCTAAACTGCATCCCCGGAATTTCAGGCTGGGGGGCACGGGGATGGCACTGCCCCCCAGCTGCCAGGTCCAAAGCGGGTGTGTTTTTGAAAGGGTGCACGAGTCTTTTACGCACAGGGAAGACGCAGGACACAGATCCCCGTCGGAACCAATGACCAAGGCAGGCGTACAGGGAAAGGTGCCCATCAAAGTAAAGGGATTCCTGGCAAGAGTAAAGGGATTCCTGGCAGGAGCTGGGTTGGTGGTGCTGAGCAGCCGTTTGCAAGGAGGGATAGTCCCCTTTTTGGTCGTCGTCTTCCTAGGAATCTTTGGGGGCCTCCCCTTGGCCTGCTCGATGCGGCTGCGTTTGGTGTTCCTCTCCAAGTCGCTGCCGCCTTTCAGAGGTTTGTTGACCAGGCTGAAGAGGCCGGCTTTGGAAGCAGAGGAACTCCCCTTGGCGTGCTCGGCCTTGCGCAAGCCTTTCCCATCCACATTGAAGCCTTTGGCGTAGCACCACAGCTTCGACTGCCTGATAAGCCTGTCGAAATGAGCCTCCCTTCCCAAACCTTCCTTGGAATCATTTTGGAGATCCGATTCCTCAGCCTTGTCGGCTTCACCAACGCGGAGGTCCTCCCTGGAGCTCAGAGAGTCTGAGTCCTTCGAGAGGTCTTCTTGTGCCTCTTCTTGCTGGACGCACGACTCTGATGCTTCCTGAAATCCTCCGTTCTTTGGCTGCGGGCCCTCCCTGGGGCTGCTGGAACGGACAGGGGAGGTAGGAGCGTTTCTCGGCTTCTCCTTTAGGCGAGGCTCCGGTTCCTCCTGCTGGGGTTCCTTTGACGCaccggttgccaccggcttgaaACTTTCCAAAGTGGAGGCGCGCAGCGTCCGGGCCCAGAAGAGCAGGTTCGGGTCGGGGCGCAGGGCTTTGGCTACACCGGGGAAAGCTGGGGAGGAAGCAGGTTGGGATGGAATGCGCGGGAGGGCCGCCTGCCTGTAGCGCGTGCTTTGCACCGAGTCCCCGCTGCACAGGGAGCTGCTTTCGGATCCGGAGGAGCTGCCTTCCTCGCTGCTGCAGGACGATTCCTCGTCCTCGTCGTCATCCTCCTCTTCCGACGAGTCGCTGGAGCTGCCCGGGCTGGACGCGCCGCTGGAATCCGAATCGCTGGAGTAGCCGGCTGACGTGCCCTGTCTCTTGGAGCCCGCGAAGGGTGCCGAAGGAGCCCTCTCCTTGGCTAGGCATCCGCAAGCGGAACGCTTGGTGCGCCCAGCATCTGGCTCGCCAGGCGGTGGGTCGGTTCCGTGCGCCCTGACTGCCGAGTGCAGGAGCTGCAAGTCTCCAGGGTAAGAGCTCAGCACGCCAGCCAGGAGCTGCTCTCTTTCGCTCCGGTTGTAGCTTTTGAGGGACTGCGCGGCTTTCTCGTATTCTCTTGCGAAAGGCCCCCCTAAGAGCGCGTCCCGCTTGGCGCAGCTGGCACCGACGCTGGCACGGAAGGCGCTGTCGGACGCACCGTATGGTGGGAGCAACCGGGGCCGATTGAACAGGTCCCCGGGGTCCCTCCTCTTgcatttcctctttctctttctcttcctgggGGCCAGGGCCTTGCAGGAGGTGCAGAGGGCCTCCAGGTCTGTCTTGGAGATGAGCGAACACTTGACGGCGCGCATCGGCACCGACTGGATGGCTTTGAGGGTGCGAAGCTCCTTCAGGTCGCACCGGCGGCTCTGAATCTTTAGACTCTCCATTTTTTTGCTCACGGTGGCCCGGGGGATGTCCTTAAAGAGGTCGCTGAAGACCTGGGTCAAAGCGAACATCCGCGTGCCGTTAATCTGCAGGTAACCTAAACTGATGCCGTCGATTTCCTGGTAACCCGCTTGGAAATCTCCTTTGTAatccatggtggtggcggctggAACCATTCCGCAGGTCAGGAACATGTTTATATGTTTATTTAAAAGGGGGCCTTCCCAGCCAACGGTGGGAAAGCTAGAAATAGGgggttcttctccctccccctccccatctcccatCTACCCCCCAAAATCAATCCCCCGCCGTTGCGTGATAAATTTTCCTTTCAAACTCATCTCTTGAGGATCCAGAACGGCCTTTTTTCCTCCTTCCCAAAGCTTACTCTCTCCGCACTCTAGAGATCCAGGGAGGATGCCAAAGAAGAAAAATGTTGCCTTCTTTTAGTCATTTTGCCTCCTCTTGACACCTTTCGCTCTTAGAAGCAAATGTTCCTTGGTAGGAGGGCTGTGTGTGAAGAAGCACAAGGAATTATCCCCCCTCTCCGTGTGTCTCTTTTTAAAGCTCCCCTTCTGCATTTGCAGCTGGATCTTTAAAAACAAGCAAGGCTACAGGCgaaggaggagaggaaaaagCAGTAGAGCCAGAAAGCCTTGAAAGAAGAGGGTTTAAAAACATCCATGGCACACACTAAAATCCATGTCGTGTCCACCTTTTTTTTCTTGAGCTGCTTTCTTCAAGACAGACCCGAAGTACAGTATATTATAGGAAACACCCCACGAAATAATTTTCTCCAAAGTGCAAGCTGATTGGGTACTTTAACCTGGTGATGTCATAAAACCTCCAACATTTAACACACACCCCCATGTAAAACCCTCATATAAAAAACCCCCTTTCATTTAAGAGTTGATCTGACACCGTCCAAAGCTGTAGAGGAGTTTCGGATACGCGTGTATGTACAGAGAAAGGCAAATGTTGGAAGATTTTTATGTATGTGGACGTGTGTGTCCGTACAGCCATTGCCCTGCCTTCCTCATACATGGTTCTTTAAGGTAacgtacaacacacacaccccgcgatGTCAAATATTTTAATAGAACACATTTTAGTGCCTTTTTCATTATTTGTCAGAtttcacacacacccgccaccagTCCATCGATTTTTATAGCTGAAGGTACATAGTTTGGCATCTCTATTAAAAGCGGTTTTGCTAAAAGAGAGaaaggaatattttttaaaaaataatcttatctatctatcttctgtctatctatcagaatGATCTTTAGAGCGACTTGAATGGGTAATTGCCTTTAAAATTCTACCCAAAGCCACTGGGCATAAGAATTACAGGCATTTATCCTTTTATTCAAGGAAGGCATAAAAGTCAATATTGTTTTTTGCTTTGCCATAATGACAGCCTACATAATATCGTAATTATTATTTAAGCAGTTTTTGTAATACTGTTTTTCCCACCAATATTGATCTTTTAGTCGCTTTCTTTCATCTTGTTGATCATCTGAATTGTTTT
Coding sequences within it:
- the EPOP gene encoding elongin BC and Polycomb repressive complex 2-associated protein translates to MFLTCGMVPAATTMDYKGDFQAGYQEIDGISLGYLQINGTRMFALTQVFSDLFKDIPRATVSKKMESLKIQSRRCDLKELRTLKAIQSVPMRAVKCSLISKTDLEALCTSCKALAPRKRKRKRKCKRRDPGDLFNRPRLLPPYGASDSAFRASVGASCAKRDALLGGPFAREYEKAAQSLKSYNRSEREQLLAGVLSSYPGDLQLLHSAVRAHGTDPPPGEPDAGRTKRSACGCLAKERAPSAPFAGSKRQGTSAGYSSDSDSSGASSPGSSSDSSEEEDDDEDEESSCSSEEGSSSGSESSSLCSGDSVQSTRYRQAALPRIPSQPASSPAFPGVAKALRPDPNLLFWARTLRASTLESFKPVATGASKEPQQEEPEPRLKEKPRNAPTSPVRSSSPREGPQPKNGGFQEASESCVQQEEAQEDLSKDSDSLSSREDLRVGEADKAEESDLQNDSKEGLGREAHFDRLIRQSKLWCYAKGFNVDGKGLRKAEHAKGSSSASKAGLFSLVNKPLKGGSDLERNTKRSRIEQAKGRPPKIPRKTTTKKGTIPPCKRLLSTTNPAPARNPFTLARNPFTLMGTFPCTPALVIGSDGDLCPASSLCVKDSCTLSKTHPLWTWQLGGSAIPVPPSLKFRGCSLDYL